A portion of the Algisphaera agarilytica genome contains these proteins:
- a CDS encoding L,D-transpeptidase, whose protein sequence is MQSQSPRRNMSSRRRKGMGKAPKILLLAAVLVGVVYFFWGGDSGNSPVADAADRPAESIASTDLPTLDSPRTDLIITPPLPDASRDTTPTPRPQIRPIEPLPEPQPARVEPTPEPPAPVEADPEIVRTVKELTEAIPAPKPFTSGADAATLYNRGDELIADGQLIEGRSLLSRLLFAENLKLSAADADAVRQRLAEVNRELLWTRQITDGDTITKPFQNDGKYLSQIGVQHRVPYQLLERINNMDARNLQKDQIIKVIQGPLHARVSKTRFVMDVYAIDAQGMPVFVQSFPVGLGKNTPMGNWEVIKGSKVQNPSWKDELNGDYFASDDPENPIGEYWIAIEGLDDDNRDKRGFGIHGTIEPDSIGKEESRGCIRLLDDDIEMVYYMLTDHSQGSTVQIVP, encoded by the coding sequence ATGCAATCCCAATCCCCCCGCCGCAACATGAGCTCCCGCCGCCGCAAAGGCATGGGCAAAGCGCCCAAGATCCTCCTGCTCGCGGCGGTCCTGGTCGGGGTGGTGTATTTCTTCTGGGGCGGCGACTCGGGCAACTCCCCCGTGGCCGACGCCGCGGACCGTCCTGCCGAAAGCATCGCCTCGACGGACCTGCCCACGCTCGATTCCCCGCGGACCGACCTGATCATCACCCCCCCGCTGCCGGACGCGAGCCGGGACACCACCCCCACCCCCCGTCCGCAGATCCGCCCGATCGAGCCGCTACCCGAACCCCAGCCCGCCCGCGTCGAGCCGACGCCCGAGCCGCCCGCCCCGGTCGAGGCCGACCCCGAGATCGTCCGTACGGTCAAGGAACTGACCGAAGCGATCCCCGCGCCCAAGCCGTTCACCTCCGGCGCCGACGCCGCGACGCTGTACAACCGCGGCGACGAGCTCATCGCCGACGGCCAACTGATCGAGGGCCGTTCGCTCTTGTCCCGGCTCCTGTTTGCCGAGAACCTCAAGCTCTCCGCCGCCGACGCGGACGCCGTCCGCCAACGCCTCGCCGAAGTCAACCGCGAACTGCTGTGGACCCGCCAGATTACCGACGGCGACACCATCACCAAGCCCTTCCAAAACGACGGCAAGTACCTCAGCCAGATCGGCGTGCAGCACCGCGTGCCCTACCAACTGCTCGAGCGCATCAACAACATGGACGCCCGCAACCTGCAGAAGGACCAGATCATCAAGGTGATCCAGGGCCCGCTGCACGCCCGGGTGAGCAAGACGCGTTTCGTGATGGACGTCTACGCGATCGACGCCCAAGGGATGCCCGTGTTCGTGCAGAGCTTCCCCGTGGGCCTGGGCAAGAACACGCCCATGGGCAACTGGGAAGTCATCAAGGGCAGCAAGGTCCAGAACCCCTCGTGGAAAGACGAACTCAACGGCGACTACTTCGCCTCCGACGACCCGGAAAACCCCATCGGCGAATACTGGATCGCCATCGAAGGCCTCGACGACGACAACCGCGACAAACGCGGCTTCGGCATCCACGGCACGATCGAGCCCGACTCCATCGGCAAGGAAGAATCCCGCGGCTGCATCCGCCTGCTCGACGACGACATCGAGATGGTCTACTACATGCTGACCGACCACAGCCAGGGCAGCACGGTGCAGATCGTTCCTTGA
- a CDS encoding carbohydrate ABC transporter permease, which yields MPRTGVQLFRFVVLTIGSLIFMVPLLWMISTALKPIDQTMSMPPKWTPKQWTATVDGETLEIGLGKVPEDATDQTPVPVTAAFQWGVEREGQRIPVRMRRDDAEADTVTVEMSHHWEWTREGKTNPVRRLDHDSENAASAEGQVLVAVIDEDGGLRRQTVPEAELVKIYGTTHDAVNRSYSDSVTLTLPREQVTRAYVRWNQRQEHAYVKTQTLELPYGDIHESVVPQWGNFAGSIKEMGQFGRYLRNTLVLCFLTVLGTVCSCSVVAYGFSRIEWPGRDKIFYVVLGTMMIPFPVIMVPLYGVFRDLGWIGTLKPLWVPTFFAGAFNVFLLRQFFRTIPKELSEAARIDGCSEFRIFLQVILPLCKPAITVVALFQFLGTWNDFLGPLIYLTDQKDYTLALGLQFFQSQQGGTQWHYLMAASTLVVAPIIILFFMAQRMFIEGISMSGLKG from the coding sequence ATGCCGCGAACAGGTGTACAACTCTTCCGCTTCGTGGTGCTGACGATCGGCTCGCTGATCTTCATGGTGCCGCTCTTGTGGATGATCTCCACGGCCCTGAAGCCGATCGATCAAACCATGTCGATGCCGCCGAAGTGGACGCCCAAGCAGTGGACCGCGACGGTCGACGGCGAGACGTTGGAGATCGGCCTGGGCAAGGTGCCGGAGGACGCCACGGACCAGACGCCGGTGCCGGTCACCGCGGCGTTCCAGTGGGGCGTCGAGCGCGAGGGCCAGCGCATCCCGGTGCGGATGCGCCGCGATGACGCCGAGGCGGACACCGTCACCGTCGAGATGAGCCACCACTGGGAGTGGACCCGCGAGGGCAAGACCAACCCGGTACGCCGCCTCGATCACGATTCAGAAAACGCGGCCTCAGCCGAGGGCCAGGTGCTCGTTGCGGTGATCGATGAAGACGGTGGGCTGCGTCGCCAGACCGTACCCGAGGCCGAGCTGGTCAAGATCTACGGCACGACACACGACGCGGTCAATCGCTCGTACAGCGACTCGGTCACGCTCACGCTCCCGCGTGAGCAGGTCACCCGGGCGTACGTGCGGTGGAACCAGCGGCAGGAACACGCGTATGTCAAGACCCAAACGCTCGAGCTTCCCTACGGCGACATCCACGAATCGGTCGTGCCGCAGTGGGGCAACTTCGCCGGGTCGATCAAAGAGATGGGGCAGTTCGGCCGGTACCTGCGTAACACGCTGGTGCTGTGCTTCCTGACCGTGCTCGGCACGGTGTGCTCGTGTTCGGTGGTGGCGTACGGCTTCTCGCGCATCGAGTGGCCCGGCCGGGACAAGATTTTCTACGTGGTGCTCGGCACGATGATGATCCCGTTCCCGGTGATCATGGTGCCGCTGTACGGCGTGTTCCGCGACCTGGGCTGGATCGGCACGCTCAAGCCGTTGTGGGTGCCCACGTTTTTTGCCGGGGCGTTCAACGTGTTCCTGCTGCGGCAGTTCTTCCGCACGATCCCGAAGGAATTGTCTGAGGCGGCCCGCATCGACGGCTGCAGCGAGTTCCGTATCTTTCTGCAGGTCATCCTGCCGCTGTGCAAGCCCGCGATTACCGTTGTGGCGTTGTTCCAGTTCCTGGGCACGTGGAACGACTTCCTCGGCCCGCTGATCTACCTGACCGACCAGAAGGACTACACCCTCGCGCTGGGCTTGCAGTTCTTCCAGAGCCAGCAGGGCGGCACGCAGTGGCACTACCTCATGGCCGCGAGCACGCTGGTGGTCGCCCCGATCATCATCCTGTTCTTCATGGCCCAACGCATGTTCATCGAGGGCATCTCGATGAGCGGGTTGAAGGGATAG
- a CDS encoding carbohydrate ABC transporter permease, protein MTRNERRKLGMGLLFISPWLIGFALFGIYPICMAVYYSFCDYDVLRSAVWVGPMNYTDMMSDDVFWKAIYNTLFYALFSVPLGLMLALVIAVLLNRPIAGRSFFRTFFYIPSIVPLVAVAMVWMWLFNGDLGLMNYGLSLIGIEGPQWLADASWTKPTLILSSVWQVGGAMVLFLAGLQDVPKSLYESADLDGANPLGQFWHISVPMVSPVIYFNLIIGIIGSIQEFVKPFVMLPGGGENRSALLFAVYIYENAFLYGNMGYACAMAIVLFFIIMFLTWLATRAMGRHVYYAGE, encoded by the coding sequence GTGACCCGTAACGAACGACGAAAACTCGGCATGGGCCTGCTGTTCATCAGCCCCTGGCTGATCGGCTTCGCCCTGTTCGGCATCTACCCGATCTGTATGGCGGTGTACTACTCGTTCTGCGACTACGACGTGCTGCGCAGCGCGGTGTGGGTCGGCCCGATGAACTACACCGACATGATGTCGGACGACGTGTTCTGGAAAGCCATCTACAACACGCTGTTCTACGCGTTGTTTTCAGTGCCGCTGGGGCTGATGTTGGCGTTGGTCATCGCGGTCTTGCTGAACCGGCCGATCGCGGGCCGGTCGTTCTTCCGGACGTTTTTCTATATCCCGTCGATCGTGCCGCTGGTCGCGGTGGCGATGGTGTGGATGTGGCTGTTCAACGGCGACCTGGGCCTGATGAACTACGGCCTGTCGCTCATCGGGATCGAGGGCCCGCAGTGGCTGGCCGACGCGTCGTGGACCAAGCCCACGCTGATCCTTTCGTCGGTCTGGCAGGTGGGCGGGGCGATGGTGCTGTTCCTGGCGGGGCTGCAGGACGTGCCCAAGTCGTTGTACGAGTCGGCGGATCTCGACGGCGCCAATCCGCTCGGCCAGTTTTGGCACATCAGCGTGCCCATGGTTTCGCCGGTGATCTACTTCAACTTGATCATCGGGATCATCGGGTCGATCCAGGAATTCGTGAAGCCGTTCGTGATGCTGCCCGGCGGCGGGGAGAACCGCTCGGCGTTGCTGTTTGCGGTCTACATCTACGAGAACGCGTTCCTCTACGGCAACATGGGTTACGCCTGTGCGATGGCGATCGTGTTGTTCTTCATCATTATGTTCCTGACCTGGCTCGCGACGCGGGCCATGGGCCGTCACGTCTACTACGCCGGAGAGTAA
- a CDS encoding ABC transporter substrate-binding protein: MKFFPSAVMCLALLLGGSPGCSEAEREFTEDGRVIVNYWEHWQGFEKEAMQAVVDDFNASQDRIFVKMLAVSQIDQKFVLATAGGRPPDVAGLWERQIAPYAEKGALTPLTPYLEEAGITGEEYIPAIWRMLQYRGIVWALPSTPASIGLHWNKRMFREAGLDPEKPPTSMAELEAMNEVLTVVELRRGGETVRARYSELTDAEKQAKDFEIIEMGFTPNEPGWWTGYNGFWFGAKLWDGEGNLTATSPENIAAVEWYAGFYEKYGIDNMRKFGASFTGNFASPQNPFLDERIAMVLQGVWMYNFIDQFAPQLEWAATAFPVEDPAVRPNTTLVNTDILVIPKGAKNPDEAFEFIRFVNEQRNIEKLCMGQRKFSPMREYSDEFIDLHPHPYIQTFIDLANSPNARVLPKVPVAEEYNIEMVNAYSKAAGGLATPEEALRYAGERAQWKLDRSNRRWEQTGEMRMREWRQGDP; encoded by the coding sequence ATGAAGTTCTTCCCTTCGGCCGTTATGTGTTTGGCCTTGCTGCTTGGCGGATCGCCGGGTTGCTCCGAGGCCGAGCGTGAATTTACCGAAGACGGCCGGGTCATCGTGAACTATTGGGAACACTGGCAGGGCTTCGAGAAGGAAGCCATGCAGGCGGTGGTCGACGATTTCAACGCGTCGCAGGACCGCATCTTCGTGAAGATGCTCGCCGTCAGCCAGATCGATCAGAAGTTTGTGCTGGCCACCGCGGGCGGTCGTCCGCCGGACGTCGCGGGGCTGTGGGAACGGCAGATCGCGCCCTACGCCGAGAAGGGGGCGCTCACGCCGCTGACGCCGTACCTCGAAGAAGCGGGCATCACCGGCGAGGAGTACATCCCCGCGATCTGGCGGATGCTTCAGTACCGCGGGATCGTCTGGGCGCTGCCCTCGACCCCCGCGTCGATCGGGCTGCACTGGAACAAACGCATGTTCCGCGAGGCCGGGCTTGATCCGGAGAAGCCGCCGACGAGCATGGCCGAGCTCGAAGCCATGAACGAGGTGCTCACCGTCGTCGAGCTGCGACGCGGCGGCGAGACAGTGCGGGCGCGTTACAGCGAGCTGACCGACGCCGAGAAACAGGCCAAGGACTTCGAGATCATCGAGATGGGTTTCACGCCCAACGAGCCGGGCTGGTGGACGGGGTACAACGGCTTCTGGTTCGGCGCAAAGCTGTGGGACGGCGAGGGCAACCTCACCGCCACCAGCCCCGAGAACATCGCCGCGGTCGAGTGGTACGCCGGCTTCTACGAGAAGTACGGCATCGACAACATGCGCAAGTTCGGTGCTTCGTTCACCGGCAACTTCGCCTCGCCGCAGAACCCGTTTCTCGACGAGCGGATCGCCATGGTGCTGCAGGGCGTGTGGATGTACAACTTTATCGATCAGTTCGCCCCGCAGCTCGAGTGGGCCGCCACCGCGTTTCCCGTGGAAGACCCCGCGGTTCGGCCGAACACGACGCTGGTGAACACCGACATCCTGGTCATCCCCAAGGGTGCGAAGAACCCCGACGAGGCGTTCGAGTTCATCCGCTTCGTCAACGAGCAGCGCAACATCGAGAAGCTGTGCATGGGCCAACGCAAGTTCAGCCCGATGCGCGAGTACAGCGACGAGTTCATCGACCTGCACCCGCATCCGTACATCCAAACGTTCATCGATCTGGCCAACAGCCCTAACGCCCGGGTCCTGCCCAAGGTGCCCGTGGCCGAGGAATACAACATCGAGATGGTCAACGCCTACAGCAAGGCGGCCGGCGGTTTGGCGACGCCCGAAGAGGCGCTGCGTTACGCCGGGGAGCGGGCGCAGTGGAAGCTGGACCGCTCGAACCGGCGCTGGGAGCAGACCGGCGAGATGCGGATGCGCGAATGGAGGCAGGGTGACCCGTAA
- the cysH gene encoding phosphoadenosine phosphosulfate reductase has protein sequence MTRIPSQPAAPGQPVDLDAANAQLDNATPQQTIQWAADTFGDGLVMSTSFGVQSAVMLHLVTQVVPDIPVIFIDTGFHFQETYQFADELTERLKLNLKVYAAQESPSWFVARHGQLWDSDNPEDLNRYDLLRKVQPMNRALEELGVTATLAGLRRQQTNHRANLRRVEGQDGRYKVAPILEWTTKDVHEYLTKKHDLPYHPLYEKGYASIGDWHSTRPITAGEDERSGRFGGLKQECGLHLPTTQQEDDSRFSSGL, from the coding sequence ATGACCCGCATCCCCAGCCAACCCGCCGCCCCCGGCCAGCCCGTCGACCTCGACGCGGCCAACGCCCAGCTCGATAACGCCACCCCCCAGCAGACCATCCAGTGGGCGGCCGACACCTTCGGCGATGGCCTGGTTATGTCCACCAGCTTCGGCGTCCAGTCCGCGGTGATGCTGCACCTGGTCACCCAGGTCGTCCCCGACATCCCAGTGATCTTCATCGACACAGGCTTCCACTTCCAGGAAACCTACCAGTTCGCCGACGAGCTCACCGAGCGTCTCAAACTGAACCTCAAGGTCTACGCCGCCCAGGAAAGCCCGAGCTGGTTCGTCGCCCGCCACGGCCAGCTCTGGGACTCGGACAACCCCGAGGACCTCAACCGCTACGACCTGCTCCGCAAGGTCCAGCCGATGAACCGTGCCCTCGAAGAGCTCGGCGTCACCGCGACCCTCGCGGGCCTGCGTCGCCAGCAGACCAACCACCGCGCGAACCTCCGCCGGGTCGAGGGGCAGGACGGCCGATACAAAGTCGCGCCGATCCTCGAGTGGACCACGAAAGACGTCCACGAATACCTCACCAAGAAGCACGACCTGCCGTACCACCCGCTGTACGAAAAGGGCTACGCCAGCATCGGCGATTGGCACAGCACCCGCCCGATCACCGCGGGCGAGGACGAGCGCTCCGGCCGGTTCGGCGGGCTGAAGCAGGAGTGCGGTCTGCACCTGCCCACCACCCAGCAGGAAGACGACAGCCGATTCAGCTCGGGTCTCTGA
- the folK gene encoding 2-amino-4-hydroxy-6-hydroxymethyldihydropteridine diphosphokinase — translation MPPYSPEPENPADGSGPATAYIALGSNLGDRRAHLDAALAAIGELPGVGEVTPSTYYETAPVGPQDQGMFLNAAARVATASTPEAFLEQLLTLERRLGRPPREERRHWGPREIDLDLLLHGNTVLDLPGLTLPHPRLHERAFVLRPLCDIAAEVPHPLFRQTMRELLAEVERDAEAQAEVSP, via the coding sequence ATGCCTCCGTATTCCCCCGAACCCGAAAACCCGGCCGACGGCTCGGGCCCCGCCACCGCCTACATCGCCCTGGGCTCGAACCTCGGCGACCGCCGGGCCCACCTCGACGCCGCCCTGGCCGCGATCGGCGAGCTGCCCGGCGTCGGCGAAGTCACGCCCAGCACGTACTACGAGACCGCCCCCGTCGGCCCGCAGGACCAGGGCATGTTCCTCAACGCCGCCGCCCGTGTCGCCACCGCGAGCACCCCGGAAGCGTTCCTGGAGCAGCTCCTCACCCTGGAACGTCGGCTCGGCCGACCGCCCCGCGAGGAACGCCGGCACTGGGGTCCGCGCGAGATCGACCTCGACCTGCTGCTCCACGGCAACACCGTACTGGACCTGCCCGGCCTGACACTCCCCCACCCCCGACTCCACGAACGGGCCTTCGTCCTCCGCCCGCTCTGCGACATCGCCGCGGAAGTCCCCCACCCGCTGTTCCGCCAGACGATGCGAGAGTTGTTGGCCGAGGTCGAGCGTGACGCCGAGGCGCAGGCGGAGGTGTCGCCGTGA
- a CDS encoding 7-carboxy-7-deazaguanine synthase QueE, which translates to MTKPAKSLDEQTLLINEIFYSVQGESTYAGLPCVFVRLRGCHLRCAYCDTEYAFHEGEKQSLQAIIDEVESVSATNPSPPGGGGPRSGSEGDVGVVMAAGDEDQSEPNSAPTALTPSLSRGERGLNQTQSSCDLVEITGGEPLLQRNVHPLMTALCDAGKTVLIETSGACDISVCDPRVIRIMDLKTPGSGEAHRNDWNNIAHLNERDEVKFVLTSRGDYEWMVKQLEEHRLHERVNAVLVSAVHKVEPGKEIAGCLGLSITELAGWLLQDRLPVRLQTQLHKLIWDPSARGV; encoded by the coding sequence GTGACCAAGCCCGCGAAATCCCTCGACGAGCAGACGCTGCTGATCAACGAGATTTTTTATTCGGTGCAGGGCGAATCGACCTACGCCGGGCTGCCCTGCGTGTTCGTTCGGCTGCGCGGGTGCCACCTGCGGTGTGCGTATTGCGACACCGAGTACGCCTTCCACGAGGGCGAGAAGCAGAGCTTGCAGGCCATTATCGATGAGGTCGAGTCGGTCTCCGCAACCAACCCCTCCCCCCCCGGGGGAGGTGGCCCGCGAAGCGGGTCGGAGGGGGATGTTGGTGTCGTGATGGCGGCCGGAGATGAAGATCAATCCGAGCCAAACAGCGCTCCGACCGCCCTCACCCCATCCCTCTCCCGGGGGGAGAGGGGGTTAAACCAAACGCAATCAAGCTGCGACCTCGTCGAGATCACCGGCGGCGAGCCCCTGCTCCAACGCAACGTCCACCCGCTCATGACCGCCCTCTGCGACGCGGGCAAGACCGTGCTCATCGAGACCAGCGGGGCGTGCGACATCTCGGTGTGTGACCCGCGCGTCATCCGCATCATGGACCTCAAGACCCCCGGCAGTGGCGAGGCCCACCGCAACGACTGGAACAATATCGCCCACCTCAACGAGCGTGACGAGGTGAAGTTTGTCCTCACCAGCCGGGGCGACTACGAGTGGATGGTCAAGCAGCTTGAGGAGCACCGGCTGCACGAGCGGGTGAATGCCGTGCTGGTCAGCGCGGTGCATAAGGTCGAGCCGGGCAAGGAGATCGCGGGGTGTCTGGGGCTCTCGATCACCGAGCTGGCCGGATGGCTGTTGCAAGACCGGCTGCCCGTCCGCCTCCAGACCCAGCTGCACAAACTGATCTGGGACCCGTCCGCGCGCGGCGTGTAA
- the queD gene encoding 6-carboxytetrahydropterin synthase QueD yields the protein MKTRIIRKFSFDAAHQLFTMPEWHKCRRMHGHTYLCEVVCEGEVDPEVGFFLDYGDLKTKIDPIVQQLDHHYLNDIPGLQVPTAEMIAKWIYEKLKPELPSLAILRLWETPNNGVEYAPSASDA from the coding sequence ATGAAGACCCGCATCATCCGTAAGTTCAGTTTCGACGCTGCCCACCAGCTCTTCACCATGCCCGAGTGGCACAAGTGCCGGCGGATGCACGGGCACACCTACCTCTGCGAGGTCGTCTGCGAGGGCGAGGTCGATCCCGAGGTTGGTTTCTTCCTGGACTACGGCGACCTAAAAACCAAGATCGACCCCATCGTTCAGCAACTCGACCACCACTACCTCAACGACATCCCCGGCCTGCAGGTCCCCACCGCCGAGATGATCGCCAAGTGGATCTACGAAAAACTCAAACCCGAATTGCCCTCGCTGGCGATCCTGCGGCTTTGGGAAACGCCGAACAACGGCGTGGAATACGCGCCTTCGGCGAGTGATGCGTGA
- a CDS encoding SLC13 family permease: MGWEAWLTLGVIALMAFAMLRAVAGPDTVLLGGMTLLVAMGLFSDAFPSAARAVSGFGNEAVVTIGVLFVIAEGLSRTGAMELLTRRLLGQPKSVRGAQVRMLPAVSGLSAFLNNTPIVAMFIPVVNDWCKKTGLSPSKLLIPLSYAAIMGGSCTLIGTATNVFVDGMVRSAQANGEALGPILETTGQRADMTLGMFTISLVGVPAALVGLGYLLLLSDKLLPERRTSVSAFQPDDDEAGRSFTVEMMVTADAPFAGQTVEKAGLRNLPGAYLVEIDRGGDRMVAVGPEQTLRVGDRLIFAGVVDSVVDLQKIRGLAPATDEVFKLDDPRPNRRLVEAVIAPQHPMIGKTIREGGFRTQYGAAVIAAYRGGAHLNKRLGDVRLRAGDTLLLDTHPRFVSQQRNRQDFILVSAVEGSEAARHDRAWIALGLLAAMVLLTTLTPMRLVTAALLAAGGMVLTGCCTPDQARQSVNWRVLLAMGGALGVGAALESTSAAVSVANLLVESFSGLGPVAILAAVYLAAMMLTSLIGPIGTVALMFPVAKAAAMSAGLNFEPFAIALMMTAAASFATPTAYQTNLMVYGVGGYRFSDFVRVGLPLNILVMIITLTIAPLVWPIQ; the protein is encoded by the coding sequence ATGGGTTGGGAAGCGTGGTTGACGCTTGGCGTGATCGCCTTGATGGCGTTCGCGATGCTGCGCGCCGTTGCCGGGCCCGATACGGTGCTGCTGGGGGGGATGACGCTGTTGGTGGCGATGGGTTTGTTCTCGGACGCTTTCCCGTCGGCGGCCCGGGCGGTCTCGGGCTTCGGAAACGAGGCGGTGGTGACCATCGGCGTGCTGTTCGTCATCGCCGAGGGGCTTTCGCGCACCGGCGCGATGGAGCTGCTGACCCGTCGGCTGCTTGGCCAGCCCAAGTCGGTCCGCGGAGCTCAGGTGCGCATGTTGCCGGCCGTGTCGGGGCTCAGCGCGTTTCTGAACAACACCCCGATCGTGGCGATGTTCATCCCCGTGGTGAACGACTGGTGCAAGAAGACGGGCCTGTCGCCCTCGAAGCTGCTGATCCCGCTGTCCTACGCCGCGATCATGGGCGGCAGCTGCACGCTCATCGGCACCGCTACGAACGTCTTTGTCGACGGCATGGTCCGCTCGGCCCAGGCCAACGGCGAAGCCCTGGGTCCCATCCTCGAAACCACCGGGCAACGCGCCGACATGACGCTGGGCATGTTCACCATCAGCCTCGTCGGCGTGCCGGCGGCTCTGGTTGGACTCGGCTATCTCTTGCTGCTCTCCGACAAGTTGTTGCCCGAGCGGCGGACCAGCGTCAGTGCGTTCCAGCCGGATGACGACGAGGCCGGCCGCAGCTTCACCGTTGAGATGATGGTCACCGCCGATGCCCCGTTCGCGGGGCAGACCGTCGAAAAGGCGGGCCTGCGGAACCTGCCCGGGGCGTACTTGGTCGAGATCGACCGCGGGGGCGACCGCATGGTTGCGGTCGGGCCCGAGCAGACGCTGCGTGTGGGCGACCGCCTGATCTTTGCCGGCGTTGTGGACTCGGTGGTCGACCTCCAGAAGATCCGTGGCCTGGCCCCCGCGACCGACGAAGTGTTCAAGCTCGACGACCCCCGCCCCAACCGCCGGTTGGTCGAAGCGGTCATCGCGCCGCAGCACCCGATGATCGGCAAGACGATCCGTGAGGGCGGCTTCCGCACGCAGTACGGCGCTGCGGTCATCGCCGCCTACCGCGGCGGGGCGCACCTCAACAAGCGGTTGGGCGACGTCCGCCTCCGGGCCGGCGATACGCTGCTGCTCGACACACACCCGCGATTCGTTTCGCAGCAACGCAACCGGCAGGACTTCATCCTCGTCTCCGCGGTGGAGGGCTCCGAGGCGGCACGGCACGACCGGGCTTGGATCGCGCTGGGCCTGCTCGCCGCGATGGTGCTGCTGACGACGCTAACCCCGATGCGGCTGGTGACCGCGGCATTGCTCGCCGCGGGCGGGATGGTGCTCACCGGTTGCTGCACGCCCGACCAGGCCCGGCAGTCGGTGAACTGGCGCGTCCTGCTCGCGATGGGCGGGGCGTTGGGCGTGGGCGCCGCATTGGAGTCCACGAGCGCCGCGGTGTCGGTGGCCAATCTGCTGGTCGAGTCCTTCTCCGGGCTCGGCCCGGTCGCGATTCTCGCTGCGGTCTACCTCGCCGCGATGATGCTCACCTCGCTCATCGGCCCGATCGGAACGGTCGCCCTGATGTTCCCCGTCGCCAAAGCCGCGGCGATGTCGGCCGGGCTCAACTTCGAGCCCTTCGCCATCGCGCTCATGATGACCGCCGCCGCCAGCTTCGCCACGCCCACCGCCTACCAAACCAACCTCATGGTCTACGGCGTCGGAGGCTACCGCTTCAGCGACTTCGTCCGAGTCGGGCTGCCGTTGAACATCCTGGTGATGATCATCACCCTCACCATCGCGCCGCTGGTTTGGCCCATCCAATAA
- a CDS encoding FHA domain-containing protein — MEASLVMFKADGTRRDFPLRAGSLVIGRKNSCELRIPLSSVSRQHCEITVSGEQVKLRDLGSSNGTYHNSIRVQEAELSAGDEVVVGPVVFTLVVDGVPADINPVRTIVASASSHDSGATVSPEQPLAARDAEVAVAADAQADDSMPTVDLGDDDNDPFEALEAMAQEEQAQRSPGDSGSSIIEFDFDDLDDDD; from the coding sequence ATGGAAGCCTCACTGGTCATGTTTAAAGCCGATGGGACCCGCCGGGACTTCCCACTCCGGGCTGGCTCGCTGGTGATCGGTCGTAAAAACAGTTGCGAGCTTCGGATACCGCTGTCCAGCGTATCGCGGCAACACTGCGAAATCACGGTGTCGGGCGAACAGGTCAAGCTCCGCGATTTGGGTTCGAGCAACGGCACGTACCACAACAGTATCCGGGTTCAGGAAGCCGAGCTTTCTGCGGGCGATGAGGTGGTGGTGGGTCCGGTGGTGTTCACCCTGGTCGTTGACGGTGTTCCGGCCGACATCAACCCGGTTCGCACGATCGTGGCCTCGGCCAGCTCGCACGACTCGGGGGCCACGGTGTCGCCCGAGCAACCCTTGGCGGCACGCGACGCGGAGGTGGCCGTCGCCGCCGACGCCCAGGCCGACGATTCCATGCCAACGGTGGACCTCGGGGACGACGACAACGACCCGTTCGAAGCGCTCGAAGCCATGGCCCAGGAAGAGCAGGCCCAGCGCTCACCGGGCGACAGCGGCAGCAGCATCATCGAATTCGATTTCGATGATCTGGACGACGACGATTAA